The Candidatus Kapaibacterium sp. genome has a segment encoding these proteins:
- the atpC gene encoding ATP synthase F1 subunit epsilon has protein sequence MDRALDVDIITPRGTVFQGKAVAVTLPGTVAPFQVLYQHAPILSTLEPGVLKILLPDLTPVYYAIGSGFVEVLHNHVAVLVESIVAGEEIDLQQAAQRLQSARAQLNAAQTRDELRRARQELREAEINFRTAQLARARRQISED, from the coding sequence ATGGACAGGGCTCTCGACGTCGATATCATCACTCCTCGAGGGACGGTCTTCCAGGGCAAGGCGGTTGCTGTGACTCTCCCGGGGACGGTGGCTCCATTCCAAGTGCTCTACCAGCATGCTCCCATTCTTTCGACTCTGGAGCCAGGGGTGCTCAAAATCCTGCTGCCTGATCTGACGCCGGTCTACTACGCTATCGGTAGTGGGTTCGTCGAAGTCCTCCACAACCACGTTGCAGTACTCGTAGAGAGCATCGTTGCAGGGGAGGAGATAGATCTCCAGCAGGCGGCTCAGCGGCTCCAGTCAGCACGAGCCCAGCTCAATGCAGCCCAGACGCGGGACGAACTCCGGCGGGCCCGCCAAGAGCTTCGGGAAGCCGAGATCAACTTCCGAACCGCTCAGTTGGCGCGGGCCCGGAGGCAGATTTCTGAGGATTGA
- a CDS encoding cobalamin-binding protein translates to MGLHLQPRLPQRIVCLTEETTETLYALGAGDLIVGVSGFVTRPREARQKPKVSTFLDAKIDAILALEPDVVLAWSDLQASICAELIRQGVEVICFNHRSVEGILSMILRLGALIGKSAEAERYVEQLMAGLQRAAERGAQRQRRPRVYFEEWYDPLISGIRWVSELITICGGEDVFEELSRYPDAKRRIIADPDEVVRRSPEIIIASWCGKMFKPERLRQRPGWDAIPAVRTNQLYEIPSSIILQPGPAALTDGVERLLAIFDRWERTCCG, encoded by the coding sequence ATGGGGCTCCATCTCCAGCCGCGGCTACCACAACGGATCGTGTGTCTCACCGAGGAGACGACAGAGACCCTCTATGCCTTGGGTGCTGGCGATCTCATCGTAGGAGTTTCGGGGTTCGTCACACGGCCGCGTGAAGCTCGCCAGAAGCCAAAGGTCTCCACGTTCCTGGATGCGAAGATTGACGCCATCCTGGCTTTGGAGCCCGATGTAGTCTTAGCGTGGTCGGACCTGCAAGCATCTATATGTGCCGAGCTCATCCGGCAGGGGGTAGAGGTCATCTGTTTCAACCATCGCTCTGTCGAAGGGATCCTCTCAATGATTCTGCGCCTGGGAGCGTTGATTGGGAAGAGTGCGGAGGCTGAGAGGTATGTCGAGCAGCTCATGGCTGGTCTTCAGCGTGCTGCTGAACGTGGGGCTCAGCGGCAACGTCGTCCTCGGGTGTACTTTGAGGAGTGGTACGATCCCCTCATTAGCGGGATTCGCTGGGTGAGCGAGCTCATTACGATATGCGGTGGTGAGGATGTCTTTGAGGAGTTGAGCCGCTATCCTGATGCGAAGCGGCGCATTATCGCGGATCCGGATGAGGTCGTGCGCCGCAGTCCTGAGATCATCATCGCGTCGTGGTGTGGGAAGATGTTCAAGCCTGAGCGTCTGCGACAGCGGCCAGGGTGGGATGCTATTCCCGCCGTGCGCACGAACCAGCTCTACGAGATCCCCTCATCCATCATCCTGCAGCCTGGTCCGGCGGCCTTAACGGACGGCGTGGAGCGCCTCCTTGCTATCTTCGACCGGTGGGAGCGCACATGCTGCGGGTGA
- a CDS encoding competence protein ComEC family protein, producing MATLPTMAQIPALRLGILSLVSAACAFALPVQWSSGLVALTLCGTLLIAIFFLWWRQIVLCYAIAAIGIGVFLASAWRWALPPMTDAVVQPFPAYIEGRIVDILRVQPPRLRCIVEGQVDAQPLPPMQARVLLSIAEIRGTEPWTQPGRTIRATIRLRPPRPAILPTDFPEWDYCAHLDVQWVGFAHASDVSLWEEQPRSRTDLLEFLAHQRQRLRQWIADLYPSDVRPLALALLVGDRSELAPQQRREFALTGAAHVLAISGLHAGVVAGIVFIVLGFLPYHWLRWLCASLLLVLFVGLTGAQPSALRAAGMAILGSALYLLQRQPHPVNVVAAVAFGLLLLQPELFFSRSFQLSVLATLGIVGLFGPFARWLQQLGPALPQFLRDMVALTLAATCGSASVAAMAFGIFSLLSVPINVAAVPMSGAALVAGLLGMLSYGIAPPIGELYTSAAIACLRGLAWLTHHAAQLPFAALEGHSAAIAAVGVSGGLLWLLKAQRWMHVLPRLCVVVAGIALGSYWLRPSIQPRLVPRERLVAAFLPTAPDTTVVVLIDRLPRHKPRRDPALEDYLRALPGHLSIAYTGYTGELLALQCFRSRANVSVLPAPPVLVDYIHQLFHSPQPLHQLYRPLLLPADLDRIASEQLE from the coding sequence ATGGCAACACTGCCGACAATGGCACAGATTCCGGCGCTCAGGTTAGGCATCTTGAGCCTGGTTAGCGCCGCTTGTGCATTCGCACTGCCAGTGCAATGGAGCTCCGGCCTCGTGGCCCTTACCCTCTGTGGAACGCTGCTCATCGCTATCTTCTTCCTGTGGTGGCGACAGATTGTGCTGTGCTATGCAATCGCCGCGATTGGCATTGGGGTCTTCCTGGCGTCGGCATGGCGCTGGGCGTTGCCTCCTATGACGGATGCTGTCGTACAGCCATTCCCCGCGTACATAGAGGGTAGGATTGTCGACATCCTACGGGTCCAGCCTCCGCGGCTGCGCTGCATTGTGGAAGGGCAGGTGGATGCCCAGCCCCTACCGCCGATGCAGGCCCGAGTCCTCCTCTCTATCGCGGAGATAAGAGGCACGGAACCCTGGACACAACCTGGCCGGACGATCCGAGCAACCATCCGCCTACGCCCTCCACGACCCGCCATACTACCGACTGACTTCCCCGAGTGGGACTACTGTGCGCACCTTGACGTCCAATGGGTGGGCTTCGCACATGCGTCGGATGTCAGCCTCTGGGAGGAGCAACCTCGCTCTCGCACAGACCTTCTGGAATTCCTGGCACACCAACGACAGCGCCTCCGCCAGTGGATTGCAGACCTCTATCCCTCAGATGTCCGCCCGCTGGCGCTAGCATTGCTGGTCGGAGACCGCTCGGAGCTTGCCCCTCAGCAACGCCGCGAGTTTGCCCTTACGGGAGCTGCCCATGTACTCGCCATCAGCGGACTCCACGCTGGAGTTGTGGCCGGGATAGTTTTCATTGTGCTTGGCTTCCTCCCTTACCACTGGCTGCGATGGCTCTGCGCAAGCCTCTTGCTTGTGCTCTTCGTTGGCCTCACTGGAGCCCAACCCTCAGCACTCCGAGCTGCTGGAATGGCAATCCTCGGAAGTGCTCTGTACTTGCTCCAGCGGCAGCCACACCCAGTCAACGTCGTCGCTGCTGTGGCTTTTGGGTTACTGCTCCTCCAGCCCGAACTGTTCTTCTCTCGCTCTTTCCAACTCTCGGTCTTGGCTACCCTTGGAATTGTCGGACTCTTCGGGCCATTTGCTCGGTGGCTCCAGCAACTTGGGCCTGCCCTGCCCCAATTCTTACGAGACATGGTAGCACTGACACTAGCAGCAACGTGCGGGAGTGCCTCAGTTGCTGCGATGGCCTTCGGAATCTTCTCCCTGCTCTCGGTCCCGATCAACGTAGCTGCTGTGCCAATGAGCGGGGCGGCGCTGGTAGCTGGACTCCTGGGGATGCTCTCCTACGGCATAGCACCGCCCATTGGCGAACTCTACACAAGCGCCGCCATCGCATGCTTGCGCGGGCTGGCATGGCTAACCCACCACGCTGCCCAGCTCCCGTTTGCTGCCCTAGAAGGACACAGTGCAGCCATTGCAGCTGTCGGAGTCAGCGGTGGCCTTCTATGGCTCTTGAAGGCTCAGCGCTGGATGCATGTCCTCCCGCGGCTCTGCGTCGTTGTCGCTGGGATCGCCTTGGGGAGTTATTGGCTCCGACCGAGCATACAGCCACGGCTTGTTCCTCGCGAGCGGCTTGTTGCAGCATTCCTGCCGACAGCACCGGACACAACCGTGGTTGTACTCATCGACCGACTCCCGCGGCACAAACCAAGGCGAGATCCAGCCCTAGAAGACTACCTCCGTGCCCTTCCGGGGCATCTCTCCATCGCCTATACTGGCTACACGGGCGAACTCCTTGCTCTTCAGTGTTTCCGCTCTCGCGCCAACGTCTCCGTGCTCCCGGCCCCTCCGGTCCTGGTGGACTACATCCACCAGCTCTTCCACTCGCCGCAGCCGCTGCACCAACTCTACCGGCCTCTCTTGCTTCCCGCTGATCTGGATAGAATAGCTTCAGAGCAGCTCGAATGA
- a CDS encoding alcohol dehydrogenase catalytic domain-containing protein, producing MRAVVLQAHGEPHEALTYRVDLPEPTPAPGEVVLRVRATSLNRVDTVIRRGYPGLTLQFPHILGGDIVGDVVACGEGVQLLREGTRVLVYPIVWCGTCSLCRKGLEHLCLRWQYFGMHRAGGYAEYVAVPERCCIPLPEHLSDVEAACLGVAGLTAYHAIEAAGVSEGSILLVWGATGGMGTFLLQLARHRGAYVIATTRRMEQAELLHSWGADWVLPTLPPEAVLQAVQERFPEGIDAVIDYVGPATFPISFALLRKGGRLIFCGILTGRETTLSIHQTYLRHVSLHGIYLGTRAELQALIGLVTDGIVRPYVAGVHPLSEAPLLHQRMEAGAIVGKTVMVP from the coding sequence ATGCGTGCTGTCGTGCTCCAAGCCCATGGCGAGCCGCACGAGGCCCTCACCTACCGAGTAGACCTCCCTGAGCCAACGCCAGCCCCTGGCGAAGTAGTCCTACGGGTTCGGGCAACCTCGCTGAACCGAGTAGATACTGTCATCCGCCGCGGCTATCCTGGATTGACACTACAGTTTCCACATATCCTCGGTGGCGATATCGTTGGCGACGTCGTTGCCTGTGGCGAGGGTGTGCAGTTGCTGCGGGAAGGGACGAGGGTGCTCGTCTACCCAATCGTGTGGTGTGGCACCTGTTCCCTGTGCCGCAAGGGACTGGAACATCTCTGCCTCCGGTGGCAGTACTTCGGCATGCACCGGGCTGGTGGCTATGCCGAATACGTTGCTGTCCCAGAGCGTTGCTGCATCCCTCTCCCCGAACACCTGTCGGATGTAGAAGCGGCATGCCTCGGCGTCGCTGGTCTCACCGCTTACCATGCCATAGAGGCGGCTGGCGTCAGCGAAGGCAGCATACTGCTCGTCTGGGGAGCAACCGGAGGTATGGGCACCTTCTTACTCCAATTGGCCCGACACCGAGGTGCTTACGTCATCGCCACCACTCGCAGGATGGAGCAGGCCGAACTCTTACACTCCTGGGGGGCCGACTGGGTCCTGCCAACCCTTCCGCCAGAGGCTGTCCTGCAGGCCGTCCAGGAGCGCTTTCCTGAGGGCATTGACGCAGTCATAGACTACGTCGGCCCGGCCACCTTCCCTATCAGCTTCGCACTCCTACGCAAGGGTGGTCGCCTCATCTTCTGTGGGATCCTCACCGGTCGGGAGACCACACTGAGCATCCACCAGACCTACTTACGACACGTCAGCCTACACGGCATCTACCTGGGGACCCGTGCTGAGTTGCAGGCGCTCATCGGGCTGGTGACCGACGGTATAGTGCGTCCCTACGTTGCAGGCGTCCACCCACTTTCGGAAGCACCACTGCTGCATCAGCGGATGGAAGCGGGGGCAATTGTAGGCAAGACAGTGATGGTGCCGTGA
- a CDS encoding MGMT family protein, with amino-acid sequence MEPHQDFYERVYALVQQIPRGKVTTYGHIARALGIRAGARLVGWALYAARGSPEIPCHRVVNRRGELSGKMHFATPTLMRELLESEGVQVVGDRVDLRKYLWLPPCAEQL; translated from the coding sequence ATGGAGCCCCATCAGGATTTCTACGAACGCGTCTACGCCCTCGTCCAGCAGATCCCGCGCGGCAAAGTTACAACGTATGGGCATATCGCCCGAGCCCTAGGAATCCGCGCTGGAGCACGATTGGTGGGCTGGGCACTCTATGCAGCCCGAGGCTCACCTGAAATCCCTTGCCATCGCGTTGTGAATCGCCGAGGAGAGCTCTCCGGCAAGATGCATTTCGCTACCCCAACGCTCATGCGCGAGCTCCTCGAGAGCGAGGGCGTGCAGGTTGTCGGTGACCGTGTGGACCTCCGAAAGTACCTCTGGCTTCCACCATGCGCAGAGCAACTGTAA
- the groES gene encoding co-chaperone GroES, giving the protein MKLTPLYDRVVVKPAPPEEVTKGGIIIPDTAKEKPQQGEVVAVGKGKLTEDGKLIPLQVKVGDRVLFGKYAGTEVTIDGEEYLIMRESDIYAIINAEAK; this is encoded by the coding sequence ATGAAGCTCACCCCTTTGTATGACCGAGTGGTTGTCAAGCCAGCCCCACCGGAGGAAGTAACGAAGGGTGGTATCATCATCCCGGACACTGCAAAAGAGAAGCCGCAGCAGGGCGAAGTTGTTGCTGTTGGGAAAGGAAAGCTAACGGAAGACGGAAAACTCATACCGCTGCAGGTCAAAGTTGGTGACCGAGTGCTGTTCGGTAAGTACGCTGGCACCGAGGTCACCATTGACGGCGAGGAATACCTTATTATGCGCGAAAGCGACATCTACGCCATCATTAATGCAGAGGCAAAGTAG
- a CDS encoding succinate dehydrogenase iron-sulfur subunit yields MRLQVKILRYNPETDARPHYQLFTVEDTHPTDRVLDILHRIKEEQDGTLTFRRSCAHGMCGSDAMKINGKNALACTVLLKDLDLRRPITIEPLPFFPIIKDLVVDMEPFFRKYEAVKPYLIPKEEPPEDGREYRVFPEQMERIMESTKCILCGCCSASCPSLWSHPDYLAPAAMLKAYRFIFDPRDGATEERLAVVGTENGVWRCHTIFNCVEACPKEINITWHISQLKKLSVER; encoded by the coding sequence ATGCGGCTCCAGGTAAAGATCCTGCGGTATAACCCTGAGACGGACGCTCGTCCGCACTACCAGCTCTTTACCGTCGAAGATACCCATCCGACCGACCGTGTCCTGGACATTCTCCACCGTATCAAAGAGGAGCAGGATGGTACGCTGACCTTCCGTCGCTCGTGTGCTCATGGGATGTGTGGCTCTGATGCGATGAAGATCAACGGCAAGAACGCGCTTGCCTGTACCGTACTGCTCAAAGACTTGGACCTCCGCCGACCGATCACGATCGAGCCGCTGCCGTTCTTCCCGATCATCAAGGACCTCGTGGTTGATATGGAGCCCTTCTTCCGCAAGTACGAGGCCGTCAAGCCTTACCTGATTCCGAAGGAAGAGCCTCCAGAGGATGGGCGAGAGTACCGTGTCTTTCCGGAGCAGATGGAGCGGATCATGGAATCTACGAAGTGCATTCTCTGCGGATGCTGCTCCGCATCGTGTCCATCTCTGTGGTCACATCCTGATTACTTGGCTCCAGCAGCTATGCTGAAGGCATACCGCTTCATCTTTGACCCGCGTGACGGTGCAACAGAAGAGCGCTTAGCTGTTGTCGGTACAGAGAACGGCGTCTGGCGCTGTCACACAATCTTCAACTGCGTGGAGGCTTGTCCGAAGGAGATCAACATCACTTGGCACATCTCCCAGCTGAAGAAGCTCTCAGTAGAGCGCTGA
- the atpD gene encoding F0F1 ATP synthase subunit beta, whose amino-acid sequence MNEGYIVQVIGPVVDVEFPNGELPAVLNALKIPRKLPGSDKEDILICEVQQHLGEDRVRSIAMDSTDGLVRGMKVYDTGGPIKVPVGPGVLGRILNVVGEPIDEKGPIQAKAYYPIHRPAPAFVELNTRKEMFETGIKVIDLIEPFTRGGKTGLFGGAGVGKTVIIQELIHNIAKYHQGYSVFGGVGERTREGNDLWLEMKASGVLDKAVLVFGQMNEPPGARARVGLTALTIAEYFRDEEGRDVLLFIDNIFRFVQAGSEVSALLGRMPSAVGYQPTLATELGALEERIVSTLRGSITSVQAVYVPADDLTDPAPANTFTHLDAMTVLSRQIAELGIYPAVDPLESTSRILDPLVIGREHYETAMRVKQVLQRYKDLQDIINILGMDELSDEDKLIVYRARKIQKFFSQPFHVAEQFTGLPGRYVKVEDTVAGFKAILDGEVDDVPEVAFSYVGTLDEALEKAKKLKASEIKAAA is encoded by the coding sequence ATGAACGAGGGCTACATCGTACAGGTGATCGGGCCGGTGGTAGATGTCGAGTTCCCGAACGGGGAGCTTCCAGCAGTCTTGAACGCACTCAAAATCCCGCGGAAGCTGCCTGGGTCGGACAAGGAGGACATCCTCATCTGTGAGGTACAGCAGCACCTTGGGGAAGATCGTGTCCGCTCTATCGCCATGGACTCGACGGACGGCCTAGTCCGTGGGATGAAGGTCTACGACACTGGAGGGCCAATCAAGGTCCCCGTGGGACCTGGAGTGTTAGGGCGCATTCTCAACGTTGTTGGGGAGCCAATAGACGAGAAAGGGCCGATTCAGGCGAAGGCGTACTACCCCATCCACCGGCCAGCCCCAGCCTTCGTAGAGCTGAATACCCGCAAAGAGATGTTCGAGACGGGCATCAAAGTCATCGACCTCATTGAGCCCTTTACCCGTGGTGGGAAGACAGGGCTGTTCGGCGGGGCCGGGGTTGGCAAGACTGTGATCATCCAAGAGCTCATCCACAATATCGCCAAGTATCACCAAGGCTACTCCGTCTTCGGCGGGGTAGGCGAGAGAACACGTGAAGGGAACGACCTCTGGCTGGAGATGAAGGCCTCGGGTGTTTTGGATAAGGCCGTGCTCGTCTTCGGCCAGATGAACGAGCCGCCAGGAGCAAGGGCTCGCGTGGGGCTAACAGCACTGACGATCGCTGAGTACTTCCGCGATGAGGAAGGTCGCGACGTGCTCCTGTTCATTGACAATATCTTCCGCTTCGTGCAAGCTGGCTCGGAGGTGTCGGCTCTCTTAGGTCGTATGCCCTCAGCAGTTGGTTACCAGCCCACGCTGGCAACAGAGCTGGGGGCGCTGGAAGAGCGGATTGTCTCGACACTACGGGGTTCCATTACCTCCGTACAGGCCGTCTATGTCCCAGCCGACGATCTTACCGATCCAGCACCGGCTAATACTTTCACACATCTGGATGCCATGACGGTACTCTCGCGCCAGATTGCGGAGCTTGGTATCTATCCGGCTGTGGACCCGCTGGAGTCTACTTCCCGCATTCTGGATCCTTTGGTCATCGGGCGGGAACACTACGAGACAGCAATGCGGGTCAAGCAGGTACTGCAGCGCTACAAGGACCTGCAGGACATCATCAACATTCTGGGGATGGACGAGCTTTCTGACGAGGATAAGCTCATCGTCTACCGAGCTCGGAAGATCCAGAAGTTCTTCTCCCAGCCATTCCACGTCGCTGAGCAGTTCACAGGGTTGCCGGGTCGGTACGTCAAAGTAGAGGATACCGTCGCGGGCTTCAAGGCGATCTTAGATGGTGAGGTTGACGATGTTCCGGAGGTGGCCTTCAGCTACGTTGGTACTTTAGATGAGGCCCTGGAGAAGGCCAAGAAGCTGAAGGCCTCTGAAATCAAGGCAGCGGCGTAA
- the groL gene encoding chaperonin GroEL (60 kDa chaperone family; promotes refolding of misfolded polypeptides especially under stressful conditions; forms two stacked rings of heptamers to form a barrel-shaped 14mer; ends can be capped by GroES; misfolded proteins enter the barrel where they are refolded when GroES binds), producing the protein MAAKIILYDAEARTALKEGVDKLANAVKVTLGPKGRNVIIDKKFGPPVVTKDGVTVAKEIELEDPIENLGAQMVREVASKTSDVAGDGTTTATVLAQAIFREGLKNVAAGANPMDLKRGIDMAVNAIVQELRRISREVQGRKEIEQVATISANNDSSIGKLVADAIEKVGKDGVVTVEEAKGIETTLEVVEGMQFDRGYLSPYFVTDPETMEAVLENPYILIHDKKISAVKDLLPILEKVAQSGRSLLVIAEDVEGEALATLVVNKLRGTLRVCAVKAPGFGDRRKAMLEDIAILTGGTVISEEKGFKLENATLAYLGTAKKVVVDKDTTTIVEGAGKPEDIKRRINEIKVQIEKTTSDYDREKLQERLAKLSGGVAVIKIGAATEVEMKEKKARVEDALHATRAAIEEGIVPGGGVAYLRAMAVLDGLNPENEDQRTGINIVRRALEEPIRQIVANAGLEPSVIVAKVKEGQDGFGFNAATEQFENLLESGVIDPTKVARIALENAASVASLLITTEATVVEKPEKEKSTTNTPPVDY; encoded by the coding sequence ATGGCCGCGAAGATCATCTTGTATGATGCTGAGGCACGCACAGCTCTCAAGGAAGGGGTTGACAAGTTGGCAAATGCTGTAAAGGTAACTCTGGGGCCGAAGGGTCGCAATGTCATCATCGATAAAAAGTTTGGACCACCGGTCGTTACGAAGGATGGTGTCACCGTTGCGAAGGAGATTGAGTTGGAAGACCCTATCGAGAACTTAGGAGCACAGATGGTTCGCGAGGTTGCCTCGAAGACCAGCGACGTTGCTGGTGATGGCACGACGACAGCGACGGTATTGGCGCAGGCTATCTTCCGCGAGGGGCTCAAGAACGTGGCTGCTGGTGCAAACCCCATGGATCTGAAGCGGGGCATTGACATGGCTGTCAACGCTATCGTGCAGGAGTTGCGTCGAATCAGCCGTGAAGTTCAAGGCCGGAAGGAGATTGAGCAGGTTGCAACTATCTCAGCAAACAATGACTCCTCGATTGGCAAGCTGGTAGCAGATGCGATCGAGAAGGTCGGCAAGGACGGCGTTGTCACCGTCGAGGAGGCAAAGGGAATCGAGACAACGCTAGAAGTCGTGGAGGGGATGCAATTTGACCGCGGGTATCTGTCGCCGTATTTTGTCACCGACCCTGAGACTATGGAGGCTGTGCTGGAGAACCCATACATCCTCATCCACGACAAGAAGATCTCGGCAGTGAAGGACCTGCTGCCGATCCTGGAGAAGGTAGCCCAGTCTGGTCGGTCGCTCTTGGTCATCGCGGAGGACGTTGAGGGAGAGGCTTTGGCAACCCTGGTCGTCAACAAGTTGCGTGGGACACTTCGGGTATGCGCCGTCAAAGCTCCCGGCTTCGGGGATCGGCGGAAGGCAATGTTGGAGGATATTGCCATCCTGACAGGAGGTACCGTGATCAGCGAAGAGAAGGGGTTCAAGCTAGAGAACGCAACGCTTGCCTACTTGGGTACGGCGAAGAAGGTCGTCGTTGACAAGGATACGACGACCATTGTCGAGGGGGCTGGGAAGCCAGAGGATATCAAGCGGCGCATTAACGAAATCAAAGTGCAGATCGAGAAGACTACCTCGGACTACGACCGCGAGAAGCTTCAGGAGCGCCTGGCGAAGCTCAGCGGCGGTGTCGCCGTCATCAAGATCGGTGCGGCAACAGAGGTGGAGATGAAAGAGAAGAAGGCACGCGTAGAGGATGCACTCCATGCCACTCGAGCTGCGATTGAGGAGGGGATCGTCCCGGGTGGCGGCGTGGCATATCTGCGGGCCATGGCAGTGCTGGATGGTCTGAACCCGGAGAATGAAGATCAGCGGACGGGCATCAACATCGTCCGTCGTGCTCTGGAGGAGCCCATCCGGCAAATCGTCGCGAACGCTGGACTTGAGCCCTCCGTCATCGTTGCCAAGGTCAAGGAGGGGCAGGATGGCTTCGGCTTCAATGCCGCAACGGAGCAGTTTGAGAACCTCCTTGAGAGCGGGGTGATTGACCCGACGAAAGTTGCTCGGATCGCTCTAGAAAACGCTGCTTCCGTCGCCAGCCTGCTCATTACGACCGAGGCAACGGTCGTAGAGAAGCCGGAGAAAGAGAAGTCCACCACCAACACACCACCGGTGGACTACTAA
- a CDS encoding thiamine diphosphokinase produces MLRVTFSSNFDAIVCLDGTIPEQGVFKRCSYAPLIAADGAAVKLYRHYRLLPSYIVGDLDTLLVSPERELFNDIPLVQIVDQDTNDFEKVLCFAQQRGWKRLLVVGFQGEEPDHTLINWSVAVRYATTLELCFYDSHRYGIPLTTSAVVGLEVGETVSLVPQPEASVTTTGFIWELRGELLRWGVRESARNVVRRAPVHVEIHSGQLLLFCRDRLPKAPSFELL; encoded by the coding sequence ATGCTGCGGGTGACCTTCTCCAGCAACTTCGATGCTATTGTCTGCCTTGACGGAACGATACCAGAACAGGGCGTGTTCAAACGGTGCTCTTACGCTCCACTCATCGCCGCTGACGGAGCGGCTGTTAAGCTCTACCGCCACTACCGGCTTCTGCCGTCGTATATCGTCGGGGACCTGGATACGCTGCTCGTGTCCCCTGAGCGGGAACTGTTCAACGACATTCCACTGGTGCAGATTGTGGACCAGGACACGAATGATTTCGAGAAAGTGCTCTGCTTTGCGCAGCAGCGGGGCTGGAAGCGTCTTTTAGTCGTCGGCTTCCAGGGAGAGGAACCCGACCATACGCTCATCAACTGGAGCGTTGCCGTGCGCTATGCAACAACTCTAGAACTGTGCTTCTACGACAGCCATCGCTACGGGATACCACTAACCACGTCTGCGGTCGTGGGGTTGGAGGTCGGGGAGACCGTCTCGTTGGTCCCGCAGCCAGAGGCAAGTGTTACAACAACAGGATTCATCTGGGAGCTACGTGGCGAGCTGCTGCGGTGGGGAGTGCGGGAGAGCGCACGAAACGTCGTCCGGCGAGCCCCTGTGCACGTGGAGATCCACAGTGGGCAGCTTCTACTGTTCTGTCGGGATCGGTTGCCAAAGGCCCCGTCATTCGAGCTGCTCTGA